The nucleotide window GATATCGACCTGGGCTGGCAAGGCTTCAAATCCGTCTTTTCCGGCGAACGGGTGTTCTGGCTGAACCTGAAAGGCAGCGGCAAAGTGGTGGTATCTTCCTTCGGCGCGATCTACCCGGTGCAAGTGGATGGCGATTACATTGTTGATACCGGCCACATCGTTGCCTTCAATGAAAGCCTCGATTTTAGCATCACCAAAGCCGGTTCCAGTTGGTTCCACTCGTTTCTGGGTGGCGAAGGCCTGGTTTGCCGCTTTCACGGTAAAGGCACGGTTTGGTGCCAATCACACAACCCCATCAGTTTCGGACAGGCCATGAGCAGCGGTCTGCGCCCACGCCGGGCATAGGAGAACAATATGAGTGACACCTACAACGTGCTGCTGAGCGGAGACATCAGCCCCTACGCCGACCGCGAAGCGGTGATCATTGCCTTTGCTAAAATGGCCCATATCGACGAACAGAAAGCGCAAAGCATTTTTGCCAGCGCCCCGATTGCGATCAAAAAAAACGTCAATCAGCAAACTGCCGTCAAATTTTTACAGGCATTAGAGAAAATCGGCGCTGTTGCGACATTGGATCCTCCGCTGCCCACCACTGCAGACCCGGATTCCGGCTCTTCGACAACGACGCCTGCAGATTCTGATCCGGTTCAGGCAAGCAGTGTCAGCAAATATGCACGACCCGCCGAAGCCGCCACCACAGACACAACAGCACTTGAAGCGGCACCTGAACCGCCACCCGTTTCTGCACCAGAAAACGCGTCTGTGGGCACCAACGATATTATCCAACGCAATGGCCCCGGACTGGATTTTCAAATCGAAGGGCGACCGGATTACGCCTTCCTGACCATCCGCATCCCGGCCTTTGAAACCCTCAAAGTTGAGGCCTCCTCCATGGCCACCATGGATACCCACATTAAGATGAAAACCAAGTTGCGGGGCGGGTTCGGCCGATTCCTCAGCGGCGAATCCATCTTCATCAACGAATTCACTGCCGACGGTGGTCCCGCAGAAATCGGCATCGCGCCAGGTTCTCCCGGTGACATGATGCACCTCTATCTGGCAGACCAGACTGTCTACCTGCAAAACTCCGCCTTTGTTGCCTCCACAATGGGGGTCGCGATTGAATCCAAATGGCAGGGACTGACCAAAGGCTTCTTTTCCGGCGAAAGTCTGTTTCTGATTCGCGCCCAGGGCACCGGAGACCTCTGGTTCAATACCTACGGCGCGCTTATAGAAATCGACGTAGAAGAAGACTACGTTGTGGATACCGGCAATATTGTGGCTTTCACCGAGGGGCTGGAATACAGCATCAGTAAAGTCGGCGGCTACAAATCCCTGTTCTTTTCCGGCGAAGGTTTTGTATGCCGCTTTAAAGGTAAAGGCAAAGTCTGGATACAAACACGAGGCGTCGCGGCGTTTGCGTGGTGGGCGCACTTATACCGACCGGTCCAGAACAGAGGTTGATCGGTTAAATTTTTTAGTCGTGATGAACACTAGTTTTTGATATGTAACCACCCGACTCAACCTATACTTTGTCTATAAATTGAGCTTGAGCGTAGCGTATTATGACCATTCCGACGGCGACCAAAGTAGATTCAGATTCTTTCTATCGGGTCTTTTGCTGCTGCCTGCTGGCACTCTCACTGTGTCTTTATGCCACCAGGGCGGCGCAGGCTGACGAGCTCTCCGGTGAGGATTATGAAGAAATCTACGACGAAGGAGGCACGCAGGACACTTATCTGGATAACAGCGAACTCCAGGATGAGGCCAATGGAGACGAGATCGAGCCGACCCTGGATCCGGATCAGGCCGAAATGGTGCGCGAAGCCAAAGCGTCCTGTACTCAGTGGGCGTCGGAATCCGGGCTCGATGAAGAAGACAAGCAAGCCTTTATTGATGATTGCGTTTACAGTCAGACCGGTTATTGACGCTCCGCTCGGCACTCGGTTCCATCAACAAACTCTTGATATCAGATCAAAAATTTTTTGCTATCCCTAATGCTTCCGCCTGACTTTTAATGCGCATGTCTGATAGTCCGATGCAAAGGCGAGGTAAAGCATGAGCAAATCAGCATCCCATATCGATTGGGACGACGAACCGGAAGATGATAACGACACTCTGACCACCAGCAGCAATGATAATTTGAGCCGCAAACAACGGCTGGAAGTACGCAGAAAGCTGGAAGACCGCATGGAAATGAAACGTCTGCGGGAAGAAATCGGTGATCTGGAAGAACTCTGGCTGGATTGAACGCAGTTCGATTCGTCAAAGAACCAAGGGTTGCAGCAACGACAGAATATCCTGGATAATTTTCAACCTATCGCTGGCTGAACGGTAAACCGCGTACAGCGGGCGAGAAAAAGTCGGCACACCTGCGATGGTATGCAGCAAGCGCGGGTGTTGCTGGTCTAATACACTGTGTGGCAAATAGGCCGCCCCCTCGGAACGCAGTAAATAATCCAGCGCAATAGCCCCCATATTGGTATGCAGTACCGGCTTGGGTAAGTCGCCAAAGCGCTTGGCATGAAACATCTCGAACGACACCCCCCAGTCGACGTAAACATAGCCGGAAACAAATGCTGACCGGGCATTCAGCTTGTTATCAGTGCTTACCAGCACCAATTTAATCTGGCCAACTTTATCAGAATTGAAATCCGGCAGCGTGGGCGGCTCCAGCATAAACGCCAGATCCAGCGTCCGCTCCGTGAGCATTCGGGATAGCACTTCCGCCGGATGCGAAACAGCACGAATCGCCACCCTGGAAGACATCTGAAACAATCGCGAGAACTGGTTCGGTAGCCCGAAATGCCAGAGACTGTGCGTGGTGCCTACGTTGATTTGCTGATCCTGTTCAGTCTTAAAAATGACGTCCTGCTTGGCACGCGACCACGACAACAACATGGTTTGCGCGTGGGGCACCAGGCGCTCACCTTCCAGGGTCAGCTGGATATTATTGCGGGTGCGCACAAACAGCTCGGCCCCCAAAATCTGTTCCAGCTGACGAACCCTTGCGCTTACCGCGGCCGGTGTTAAATACAGATTATCTGCGGCCCGGCCAAAATGCCGGGTTTTGTTCACTTCCAAAAAGGTTTTCAGTAAATCGATGTCCATTAAGGGCCGCCTGCACTGCGATGTTCCGGAGCTTAGGCCAAGGGCGGGTTGCAAATCAAGCAACAAAGCACAGCCGGTTATGCTAACGTTACCCGGCCCGACACCGCCGCTACGCAAACCCAGACTATGAAAACCGATAAGACACTGATTTCTGATTTATTGCTGATCCTGGTAACCCTGCTGGCCGCAGCCGGGTGGATCTTTTCCAAAGAAGCATTACAGGGCATCGCCCCCCTATCGTTCCTGGGCATCCGATTTCTGTTGGCAGGCCTCCTGCTGAGCCTGTTCTGCCTCCCCTTGCTACGATCCCTGACCGCAGCGCAGTGGCGTCAGGCTATCGCCATTGGGGGACTATTCGCGGTCGCCCTGATGATCTGGGTACTGGGCTTGTTCCACTGCACCCACATTGGTGAAGGCGCGTTTATAACCAGCCTGGGCGTTGTGATGGTGCCGGTGTTTGCAGCGCTCTTTTTCAAGGAAAGCCCAGGCTTCAGCACCTGGATTGCCTTACCGGTCGCGATCATCGGGCTGGCTTGCCTGTCCCTTAACAAATCCCTTTCCGGTGACGGCTTTCATTTTGAGATGGGGCAATGGTTATTTGTCGTTGCGGCACTGATCTTTGCGGTGCAATTCAACCTGATCAGCAAAGTGGTGGCCAATATACCCGCCTTCGCACTCACCGCCATACAACTCACCAGTGTTGGTCTAGTTTCGTTGCTGGTATCCTTCTTCTTTGAAGACTGGCCGCCCAGCATCAGCAACCTAACCTGGGGCTGGATTCTGGCCAGTGTGGTCATCGCCAGTGCGGCTCGTTTTCTAGTGCAGACTTTTGCCCAGTCCATGGCCAGCGCCAGCCACGCCGCCGTAATATTAATTCTTGAGCCGATCTGGACGACCGTCGCTGCTGCTTTCTGGTTTTCAGAAACCATGAACGGGCTACAATTGCTGGGCTGCTCGCTTATTTTTCTTGCACTGCTGATTAATCGCTGGCGTGCCGTGCAGCAGTTTATTAAATCGATGCTGAAATGAATTTGATTGATACTTTTATTGAAGAAGCTTTATGACTGACGAAAAAATCATAGATATACAAACCCGGCTTGCATTTCAGGATGATACTATCCAGGAACTGAATGACGTCATTTACCGGCAGCAGCAGCAAATCGATAAGCTGGAAAAAACCGTGCACCTGCTGCTGGGAAAAGTTCAGGACCTGATGTCCAGCTCATCAGAAGAAATAATTGATGAAAAGCCTCCCCATTACTAGTTCGTTTTTCCGTAGCGAAATGAAAGGAAGTTGAAGATGAATAAAAAACTGTGGCTCAACACCATACTGGCCGCCAACATGCTTGGCCTCAGCGCCTGCGCAACCCTGACCGAACAAGCAGAAGAAGTTGAGACCGTACAACCGTTAACACTTTTTGTGTTCGAGTGCGGAAACATCGTCACTAACGATGTTTCTATTTTTTCTCCGGGGATTGGTGTGGGCGAAGAAAAAAAGCTTACCGACAGTTGCTATCTAATCCGCCATGCCAAAGGCGATCTGATATGGGATACCGGGTTACCGGATCAGATTGGCGAGAAAGGCATTGATGTATTTGACGGCAAATTTCACATGAGTGTCTCGCACCCCTTCAGCGAACAACTCGCCGAAATCGGAGTGGATCCGGCCACCATAAAACACTTGGCTATTTCTCACTTTCATTCTGATCACACCGGCAACGCAAACCTGTTTAAAAACGCCGAATTGCTAATTCAAAAAGAAGAGTTTGATGCCGCATTCGGGGCGGACCCCAAAAGTTTCGGGTTTAACCCCGACAGCTACAGTGAGCTCAATCGCGACAACATCAAAGTGCTGCAAGACGATTACGATGTGTTCGGCGATGGCACAGTGGTAATAAAAAGAGCACCGGGCCACACCCCCGGACATCAGATGCTGTATCTGAATCTGGATCAGACCGGTCCGGTGCTATTGTCCGGCGATCTGTACCACTTCACCAGCAACCGCGAGCACCAGCGCGTCCCCTCCTTTAATTTTAGCAAGGAGCAAACGCTGGAAAGCATGCAGATCATGGAAGCGTTTGCTACCGAACACCAGGCGCAGGTCTGGATTCAGCATGACAAAGAACAAAACGAAACAATGCGACATTCCCCAGAGTTTTATCAATAAGCATCGCAGGGGTACTAAAAATGCCCGGAGCCAGCAGGCCCGGGCATTTTTTATGCTCTATTCAGAAAACAGCTACACCCTCTGGTAATGGCCGTTGATCACCTGCGCAATCTCAGCAACCGATCCAGCGTGCAGCGGAGACGGTAAGCGTAACGGTAACAGCGAATTAATGTTTTTAAGGCTGAATATGCCGCAGACAGTTTCACCGTCATCGTCTGTAACTAATAACGACGTTACGGACAACCGCTTCAAAGTCGATATGATGTCTCCGACACTGGCTTTGCGCGCCCTTGCCAATGATATACCGGGCAAACTGCCCAGCGGTATCATCAACTCTCTGGCGGTTTGTTCACGCAGGCTATTCTGACATTCATACGCCTTAATCATTGAGCGCGGTCCGACTACATCTTCCAGAAACAATATGCCGGTCAACTTGCCGGTTTTGTCTTCCACTAAAGAAAAGTGGCGATGGGTTCCCAAAAACAATTCCCTGAGATGAACATAGTCGATGTCTTCGGGCACCAACAACGGGCTGATCAGGGAAAAATCCTCGAACGCTTCGATGGCGGGTGAATTAACAGAAAGATCGGCGGGTGCCAGGGTTTGACACAGGGTGGCTTTTCTTTTCAATACAGTGGTTTCTAAAACCTGATAATGGCTACTCATTGTTATCTCCTAAAACTATAAATCAGATCACCGCCCGCACAGCGTGCGGCGAACATTCGATTAAGCGGGTAAGTTCAGAATGAATTAACTATGAGCGACCGGAGGGCCTTGGGTAGTGCGGGGTTGTAATTGATAACGATTGAAAAATGTAACAGCAGGCGCTTCGACTTTGTAAGCCAGCGGCTGATACTGGGCGCCCTGTTGGGCAGCGGAGTTGACGGCGGGATGGGCGTCTTCGCCGGTTTGGTCTTTAACATCCAGCTCGACGAATAACGCCGGGGGTAATGTTGCAACCAGGGAGTGGTGCTGATTGCTCAGCGCTGTCAAATCCTGGTGATTTTCCGGCGACAGCAAACGTGCGTCTGCCAAAACCAGCAGCAGCAAAAACGAAATGCTTAGAGACTTTCTAATCGCGGAAATCAAACTCAGTTCCTGACATCAAAAACAGTGAGACTGTCAGTATTGCTCATAATTCCCTGTTTTAGCAAGCGACATAAACGAAATCCACTGTACGCCCGGTAAATCCCTGTTTTCTCTCACTTATAGAGCTAGGTTGTTTAACTCGATACCGGATCACGATATAAAGAACCCCAAAAAAGCACCAAAAAATAGCCTGACAACTCAAACAATCAAAAGAGGAATAACGACAATGAGACGGAGCTCACATTTACAGACAGCAAACGCCTTACAACGCATAGGGATGATTTCAATTTTCTGTGCCCTGGTGAGCGGTTGCCCCGAACAGGAGCCAACTGCCACTCTGCAGGCGTTTGATAACGACCGGATACTGGAAGCGAATATCCGGCGAACCGATTTCGGTGTTCCCCATATCCGGGCAGACAATCTGGAAAGCCTCTCGTTCGGAGTGGGTTATGCATTCGCGGAGGATAACGCCTGTATGCTGGCGGATATTATCACCCTGTATAACAGCCGCCGCTCACAATATTATGGGCCCGATGACATCGCCGGTTCCGGTGACAGCAAGAACCTGATTACCGATTTCAGTTATCTGGCATTGGGAATCCGTGAACAAGCGGAGCGGGATTACCACACGCTATCCGATAACACGAAAGCGATGATCTCAGGCTACTCCCAAGGCTTCAATCACTATCTGGACAACACCGGGCATGCCAATCTGGACCCTCATTGCGCAAACCAGCCCTGGGTGCAGCCCATATCCGACCTGGACATGCTAACGGCGCTACTGGGCACCGCGCTCATGCCCGGCTCCGGCCAGTTCACCGCCCCTCTGTTCCTGGCAGCGCCCCCGGGGCAGGATTTCGCGCCGACCCCTGCTTCACCAGCGCTATCGGCCACCGCCAAGGCTTCCGTTCCTTTCAGAAACGGCCTGACCATGCCCGCACAATTGGCTGCCGTGCCCCGCCACCTTGGCAGCGGGCTGGGCTCCAATGCCTGGGCCCTGGGCAGCAACAAAACCGAAAGCGGGAAAGGCTTACTACTGGGAAACCCGCATTTCCCCTTCACCGGCATACTGCGTTTCTGGCAATTCCATTCCACTATACCGGGCGTCATGGACGTGATGGGCAGTTCATTGCATGGCACACCCGGCATCGTCAATATTGGTTTTAATAAAGACCTGGCCTGGTCCCACACGTTCTCCACCGCAGAGCATTTCATCGTGTACCAGCTTGACTTGGCCCCAGATGATGCCAGCGGCATGACCTATATCGTCGATGGTAAACGTCGCCAAATTGAAGAAAAAACGTTGACACTGGAGGTAGCCGTGGCCCCCGGCGTCACACAGCCATTCACCAAAAAAGTGTATTACAGCCGCTTTGGACCGATGATCTCCGTGGCACAGGCATTACCCTGGGGCGATGACGGCAATGGCGGCTTTGTCGCTTACAGTATCAAGGATGTCAATCAAGGCAACCTGGATATCGTCGACCACTGGCTGGCCATGAATCTGGCCTCCGATATGAAATCGTTCAAACAGGCATTCAAGCAATACGACGGGGTCCTGTTTAACAACACTTTGGCCGTCGATAAAGCTGGCCACAGCTTTTATATTGACGATTCCACTGTTCCAAACCTGAATCTGATCGCAGAATTGGTTTTGCGTTACACCCCGGCGCTACGCACTGCCCGTGAACTCCTGGGCTTTAGTATCTTGCCCGGAAACTCAATCCTGTTTGATTTTCAGGGTGCCGTTCCCTACAGACAGGCACCCAAACTCAGCAGTCAGAGCGTTGTACAAAATTCCAATGACAGCTATTGGCTAACCCAGCCCGATAGGCCCATGAAAAGCCACTCCATCCTGTATGGTGAAACCCGGGCAGAGCAATCCCTGCGGTCACGCCTGTCACAGCAGATGTTACGTGACAGCGCCGGTGATGACGGTCTGTTTAATGCCGAGGAAGTGGAAGCCGCGCTTTGGAGTGCGCGCTCGTATTTGGCGGAAGAAATTCTGCAGGATTTAGTGAGTCTATGCAGCGCACAAGGCGATACCCCGGTGGCAGTTGAAATAGTGGAAGATGAGAATACCACGCAGACAGAGGTAGATATTGCTCACGCCTGCCAAACCCTTGCCGCTTGGGACGGCTACTACTTCAAATCCAGCCAGGGCGCACACCTGTTCCGGGAGTTTGCACAACAGTTCATCGCAGACCCGCAGTGGCAGGTGCCTTTTGATGCTACCGACCCAACCCGAACCCCGCACACGCTTTTAGCCAACGATGCCGTCTTACAGCAATTAGCTAAAGCGGTACTGGTTTTACAGCAAGCCGGAGTTGCAGTGGACGCCACCCTGGGCGATATACAGTTTGTTGAATTCACCAACACGGATGGCACACCGTCCGGCGTTCGGTTTCCCTGGGAAGGTGGCAGCAATATTGATGGCGGGTTTAATGTATTTCATTTCAACGGAAAAAATAGCAGTGCACGAATACCAAGCCACCACTATGAGCCACTGCCCGGGTCCCAAATTAGTGCAGAAGCGAAGGGATATCATGTTAGCCAAGGATCAAGCTGGATCATGATAGTCGATTTCAGTAATAATGAGCCTCAAGCGAAAGGATTGCTGACTTACTCACAATCCATTGATCCAAGCTCTGAACACAGCGACGATCAAACCAAGCTGTATTCGCGAGGACCCGGTCTACGCCCTCTGTTTTTCACCGAGGGCGAAATCAGTGCCCATACGTTATCGGAAACAACGTTAACGCTGGACCTAAATTGACGAACAGGAATCCGCAATATGATCAGAATCAAACAGAGTATCGCCCTGGCTTTTTCTTTAGTGCTGCTGCTAAATACCGTTCATGTTTCTGCCGACCCGCTTACCAAAGACAACATCAACAAAGCGTTAAAAACCGCTTTTGATAAATACAAGGGCTTGCAGGAAGGGAAAAATGCCGACTATATACCGGCACTGGCGAAAGTCGATTCTTCCATTTACGGCATCGCGCTGATTACCACCGACGGAAAAGTCTACACGGTCGGCGATATCAAATCCGAAGTATCAATACAGTCCATTTCAAAAGTTTTTACCCTGGCCATGGTAATGGATCAATCCGGAACCCGGGCCATTTTTGATAATATGGGGGTAGACGCAACCGGGCAGGTGTTCAATTCCATTGTCGCCATTGAACAATATCAGGGTGCAGAAATGAATCCGTTGGTCAATGCTGGTGCTATCACCACAACCAGCCTGGTCGATGGGAAAACCTACGATGAGATCTGGGGCAAGATTGAAAAAAAATACAATGAATTTGCCGGCCGTGATTTAAAGGTTCTGGATGACGTCTATCAATCCGAAGCCGAAACCAATCAACGCAACCGCGCCATTGCCTGGCTAATGTCTGCCTATGGTCATATCAAAACCGATCCGCTGCGGGCAACGGATATTTATACCCGCCAGTGTTCGGTGGGTGTGAATGCGAAAGACCTGGCGATGATGGCGGCGACATTGGCCAACGCAGGCAAGAACCCGGTCACTGGAAAACAAGTCACTAAAGCGGAGAATGTGCCGGAAGTATTAGCCGTGATGGCCACAGCCGGACTCTATGACGACGCCGGAAAATGGCTGTATAAAACCGGTTTACCTGCAAAAAGTGGGGTCGGTGGTGGCCTCATCGCGGTGTCACCGGGCAAATTCGGTATTGCTGTTATCTCTCCGCCACTGGATGTGGCAGGCAACAGTGTCCGAGCACAAAAC belongs to Ketobacter sp. MCCC 1A13808 and includes:
- a CDS encoding TIGR00266 family protein, producing the protein MKIELINRPGNTAAKVTLQNGEICTAESGAMIAMSGNMNITTTTHKKGSGGLMKAIKRMVAGESLFLNHFETQQGDGEIWFGTSLAGDMEVMELDQENLIVQGSSFLACEHGVDIDLGWQGFKSVFSGERVFWLNLKGSGKVVVSSFGAIYPVQVDGDYIVDTGHIVAFNESLDFSITKAGSSWFHSFLGGEGLVCRFHGKGTVWCQSHNPISFGQAMSSGLRPRRA
- a CDS encoding TIGR00266 family protein, with the translated sequence MSDTYNVLLSGDISPYADREAVIIAFAKMAHIDEQKAQSIFASAPIAIKKNVNQQTAVKFLQALEKIGAVATLDPPLPTTADPDSGSSTTTPADSDPVQASSVSKYARPAEAATTDTTALEAAPEPPPVSAPENASVGTNDIIQRNGPGLDFQIEGRPDYAFLTIRIPAFETLKVEASSMATMDTHIKMKTKLRGGFGRFLSGESIFINEFTADGGPAEIGIAPGSPGDMMHLYLADQTVYLQNSAFVASTMGVAIESKWQGLTKGFFSGESLFLIRAQGTGDLWFNTYGALIEIDVEEDYVVDTGNIVAFTEGLEYSISKVGGYKSLFFSGEGFVCRFKGKGKVWIQTRGVAAFAWWAHLYRPVQNRG
- a CDS encoding PA3496 family putative envelope integrity protein → MSKSASHIDWDDEPEDDNDTLTTSSNDNLSRKQRLEVRRKLEDRMEMKRLREEIGDLEELWLD
- a CDS encoding LysR family transcriptional regulator, with translation MDIDLLKTFLEVNKTRHFGRAADNLYLTPAAVSARVRQLEQILGAELFVRTRNNIQLTLEGERLVPHAQTMLLSWSRAKQDVIFKTEQDQQINVGTTHSLWHFGLPNQFSRLFQMSSRVAIRAVSHPAEVLSRMLTERTLDLAFMLEPPTLPDFNSDKVGQIKLVLVSTDNKLNARSAFVSGYVYVDWGVSFEMFHAKRFGDLPKPVLHTNMGAIALDYLLRSEGAAYLPHSVLDQQHPRLLHTIAGVPTFSRPLYAVYRSASDRLKIIQDILSLLQPLVL
- a CDS encoding DMT family transporter; protein product: MKTDKTLISDLLLILVTLLAAAGWIFSKEALQGIAPLSFLGIRFLLAGLLLSLFCLPLLRSLTAAQWRQAIAIGGLFAVALMIWVLGLFHCTHIGEGAFITSLGVVMVPVFAALFFKESPGFSTWIALPVAIIGLACLSLNKSLSGDGFHFEMGQWLFVVAALIFAVQFNLISKVVANIPAFALTAIQLTSVGLVSLLVSFFFEDWPPSISNLTWGWILASVVIASAARFLVQTFAQSMASASHAAVILILEPIWTTVAAAFWFSETMNGLQLLGCSLIFLALLINRWRAVQQFIKSMLK
- a CDS encoding SlyX family protein, which gives rise to MTDEKIIDIQTRLAFQDDTIQELNDVIYRQQQQIDKLEKTVHLLLGKVQDLMSSSSEEIIDEKPPHY
- a CDS encoding N-acyl homoserine lactonase family protein, which produces MNKKLWLNTILAANMLGLSACATLTEQAEEVETVQPLTLFVFECGNIVTNDVSIFSPGIGVGEEKKLTDSCYLIRHAKGDLIWDTGLPDQIGEKGIDVFDGKFHMSVSHPFSEQLAEIGVDPATIKHLAISHFHSDHTGNANLFKNAELLIQKEEFDAAFGADPKSFGFNPDSYSELNRDNIKVLQDDYDVFGDGTVVIKRAPGHTPGHQMLYLNLDQTGPVLLSGDLYHFTSNREHQRVPSFNFSKEQTLESMQIMEAFATEHQAQVWIQHDKEQNETMRHSPEFYQ
- a CDS encoding CBS domain-containing protein; this translates as MSSHYQVLETTVLKRKATLCQTLAPADLSVNSPAIEAFEDFSLISPLLVPEDIDYVHLRELFLGTHRHFSLVEDKTGKLTGILFLEDVVGPRSMIKAYECQNSLREQTARELMIPLGSLPGISLARARKASVGDIISTLKRLSVTSLLVTDDDGETVCGIFSLKNINSLLPLRLPSPLHAGSVAEIAQVINGHYQRV
- a CDS encoding penicillin acylase family protein, whose product is MRRSSHLQTANALQRIGMISIFCALVSGCPEQEPTATLQAFDNDRILEANIRRTDFGVPHIRADNLESLSFGVGYAFAEDNACMLADIITLYNSRRSQYYGPDDIAGSGDSKNLITDFSYLALGIREQAERDYHTLSDNTKAMISGYSQGFNHYLDNTGHANLDPHCANQPWVQPISDLDMLTALLGTALMPGSGQFTAPLFLAAPPGQDFAPTPASPALSATAKASVPFRNGLTMPAQLAAVPRHLGSGLGSNAWALGSNKTESGKGLLLGNPHFPFTGILRFWQFHSTIPGVMDVMGSSLHGTPGIVNIGFNKDLAWSHTFSTAEHFIVYQLDLAPDDASGMTYIVDGKRRQIEEKTLTLEVAVAPGVTQPFTKKVYYSRFGPMISVAQALPWGDDGNGGFVAYSIKDVNQGNLDIVDHWLAMNLASDMKSFKQAFKQYDGVLFNNTLAVDKAGHSFYIDDSTVPNLNLIAELVLRYTPALRTARELLGFSILPGNSILFDFQGAVPYRQAPKLSSQSVVQNSNDSYWLTQPDRPMKSHSILYGETRAEQSLRSRLSQQMLRDSAGDDGLFNAEEVEAALWSARSYLAEEILQDLVSLCSAQGDTPVAVEIVEDENTTQTEVDIAHACQTLAAWDGYYFKSSQGAHLFREFAQQFIADPQWQVPFDATDPTRTPHTLLANDAVLQQLAKAVLVLQQAGVAVDATLGDIQFVEFTNTDGTPSGVRFPWEGGSNIDGGFNVFHFNGKNSSARIPSHHYEPLPGSQISAEAKGYHVSQGSSWIMIVDFSNNEPQAKGLLTYSQSIDPSSEHSDDQTKLYSRGPGLRPLFFTEGEISAHTLSETTLTLDLN
- the glsA gene encoding glutaminase A — translated: MIRIKQSIALAFSLVLLLNTVHVSADPLTKDNINKALKTAFDKYKGLQEGKNADYIPALAKVDSSIYGIALITTDGKVYTVGDIKSEVSIQSISKVFTLAMVMDQSGTRAIFDNMGVDATGQVFNSIVAIEQYQGAEMNPLVNAGAITTTSLVDGKTYDEIWGKIEKKYNEFAGRDLKVLDDVYQSEAETNQRNRAIAWLMSAYGHIKTDPLRATDIYTRQCSVGVNAKDLAMMAATLANAGKNPVTGKQVTKAENVPEVLAVMATAGLYDDAGKWLYKTGLPAKSGVGGGLIAVSPGKFGIAVISPPLDVAGNSVRAQNAIADISNALGGNPYDVSK